A genomic stretch from Komagataeibacter xylinus includes:
- a CDS encoding cobyric acid synthase has protein sequence MARALMFQGTGSSVGKSVLVAGLCRLLARRGLRVRPFKPQNMSNNAAVTADGGEIGRAQALQARACGVSLSVHMNPVLLKPQGMTGSQLVVRGQMRGQVRARDFQSFKRGLMPEVLGSFHTLAAEADIVLVEGAGSASEVNLRADDIANMGFAQAADIDVVLIGDIDRGGVIASLVGTKVVVAPDDARRIRGFIVNRMRGDPALFAAGMDEIARMTGWQPMGLVPFLDRVRALPAEDAADLAAGGGPRGAGVRIAVPCLPMIANFDDLDPLAAEEGVSLTMVPRGQVLPECDLIILPGAKATIADLAVLRAEGWDIDIHAHVRRGGHVLGICGGYQMLGRRIADPDGIEGPPATVEGLGLLDVTTVLAGHKRLEEVTGALLPERVPLHGYEMHIGRTEGPDAGRPLIDLGGQREGAVSPSGRIWGTYVHGLLADGRARAALLARLGAHSRAQDHDATVDAALDALADHLQAHLDIDGLLAMARPVQGGSG, from the coding sequence ATGGCGCGCGCACTCATGTTTCAGGGCACGGGCTCCAGTGTTGGCAAGTCCGTGCTGGTGGCAGGGCTGTGCCGGTTATTGGCCCGCCGGGGGCTGCGCGTGCGCCCGTTCAAGCCGCAGAACATGTCCAACAACGCTGCCGTGACGGCTGATGGCGGCGAGATCGGGCGCGCGCAGGCGCTGCAGGCCCGTGCCTGCGGGGTGTCGCTTTCGGTGCATATGAACCCGGTGCTGCTCAAGCCGCAGGGCATGACCGGCTCGCAGCTTGTGGTGCGCGGGCAGATGCGCGGGCAGGTGCGCGCGCGTGATTTCCAGTCCTTCAAGCGCGGGCTGATGCCCGAGGTGCTGGGCAGTTTCCACACCCTTGCCGCCGAGGCCGACATCGTGCTGGTGGAAGGGGCGGGCTCTGCCTCTGAGGTCAACCTGCGTGCCGATGATATTGCCAATATGGGTTTTGCCCAGGCGGCGGATATTGATGTGGTGCTGATTGGCGATATCGACCGGGGCGGTGTAATCGCGAGCCTCGTGGGCACGAAGGTGGTGGTGGCACCCGATGACGCGCGGCGCATAAGGGGTTTTATCGTCAACCGCATGCGCGGCGACCCCGCGCTGTTTGCCGCGGGCATGGACGAGATTGCCCGCATGACCGGCTGGCAGCCCATGGGCCTCGTGCCGTTTCTGGACCGGGTGCGCGCCCTGCCGGCGGAGGACGCAGCCGATCTTGCCGCCGGTGGTGGCCCGCGCGGAGCGGGCGTGCGCATTGCCGTGCCGTGCCTGCCCATGATTGCCAATTTTGATGATCTCGACCCGCTGGCGGCGGAAGAAGGCGTGTCGCTGACCATGGTGCCGCGCGGGCAGGTGCTGCCCGAATGTGACCTGATCATCCTGCCTGGCGCCAAGGCCACCATTGCCGATCTGGCCGTGCTGCGCGCGGAGGGGTGGGATATCGACATCCACGCCCATGTGCGCCGTGGCGGCCATGTGCTGGGCATCTGTGGTGGCTACCAGATGCTGGGCCGCCGCATTGCCGACCCCGACGGCATTGAGGGACCACCCGCCACGGTAGAGGGGCTTGGCCTGCTTGATGTGACGACCGTTCTGGCAGGCCACAAGCGGCTGGAGGAGGTAACCGGCGCACTGCTGCCCGAACGCGTGCCCCTGCATGGTTACGAGATGCATATCGGCCGCACCGAGGGGCCCGACGCTGGGCGACCGCTGATCGACCTTGGCGGCCAGCGTGAGGGCGCGGTCAGCCCCTCGGGCCGGATATGGGGCACTTATGTGCATGGCCTGCTGGCCGATGGCCGTGCAAGGGCGGCCTTGCTGGCGCGGCTTGGCGCACATTCGCGCGCGCAGGACCATGATGCGACGGTGGATGCGGCACTCGATGCACTGGCCGACCATCTGCAAGCGCATCTCGATATTGACGGTTTGCTGGCGATGGCGCGTCCGGTGCAGGGTGGATCAGGATAG
- a CDS encoding gluconate 2-dehydrogenase subunit 3 family protein has product MGINGSGFISSRRRFMQGLAGIAACGTVSASGTGAAAPPRPYTPVFFNAAEWNFLIAACDRLIPADANGPGALALNVPRFIDQQMTTPYAQGAQWYMTGPFVQGPDHLGYQLPYPPRDLYRHGIAGMNAHATTRHAKPFAALAPGVQDDLLRAAEGGKLVFGDVPSAAFFDQLLANVMEGAFSDPIHGGNTGLGGWAMLGFPGARADFMDWVDRYGAHYPLGSVSITGETA; this is encoded by the coding sequence TTGGGTATCAACGGTTCAGGGTTCATCTCATCGCGGCGGCGCTTCATGCAGGGGCTGGCAGGCATTGCCGCATGCGGCACGGTATCTGCTTCGGGCACGGGGGCGGCAGCTCCGCCCAGGCCATACACGCCGGTTTTCTTTAACGCCGCGGAATGGAATTTTCTCATTGCCGCCTGCGACCGCCTGATCCCGGCTGACGCCAATGGCCCCGGCGCGCTCGCACTGAACGTGCCCCGTTTCATCGACCAGCAGATGACCACGCCCTACGCGCAGGGCGCGCAGTGGTACATGACTGGCCCCTTCGTGCAGGGGCCGGATCATCTGGGCTACCAGTTGCCGTACCCCCCGCGCGACCTGTACCGCCACGGCATTGCGGGCATGAACGCCCATGCCACCACCCGCCACGCAAAACCCTTCGCAGCTCTCGCGCCCGGGGTGCAGGACGACCTGCTGCGGGCAGCCGAAGGCGGCAAGCTGGTGTTTGGCGATGTGCCATCTGCCGCGTTTTTCGACCAGCTTCTGGCCAATGTGATGGAAGGCGCGTTCAGCGACCCCATCCATGGTGGCAATACTGGCCTTGGCGGCTGGGCCATGCTGGGCTTCCCCGGCGCGCGGGCGGATTTCATGGACTGGGTGGACCGCTACGGGGCGCATTACCCGCTGGGCAGTGTTTCCATAACGGGAGAAACGGCATGA
- a CDS encoding L-dopachrome tautomerase-related protein — MHRRDLFGAALLLAGAVPMARAAQPAQEATNYDHGATPEGPFEIVAHFDGPGPSGIAVTGGRVFVGFPRHAVNHKGATLAELKNGRLLPYPDAATAMPSDRPPATRLMSVHGMTTDTRGRLWAIDDGKLAGQPLAPGAAKVIGIDPVTNRIFASIVLTAPTLLPDSHMNDLRVDLTHGPQGTVFITDSSFGQSPALVVVDVASGRQRRVLASHPSIQAERPFMAVVEGRPLVFDPPAHKPAFVSGGVDGITLSPDSATLYYSPLTSRRLYSIPTVLLADFDKTDAQLATGISDLGEKGVADGLATDAQGRIYTTNFEHDAIFRRNTDGSFDTMVRDPRVLSPDGIFVDGNMVYCTLGQWNRLASFNEGHDLRVPPYYLIRFPTDAAAAFDATKAAPG, encoded by the coding sequence ATGCATCGGCGTGACCTGTTCGGGGCTGCACTCCTGCTGGCGGGGGCAGTACCCATGGCCCGGGCTGCCCAACCTGCGCAGGAGGCGACCAATTACGACCATGGCGCCACCCCGGAGGGTCCGTTCGAGATCGTGGCCCATTTTGATGGCCCCGGCCCGTCGGGCATTGCAGTCACGGGGGGGCGGGTGTTCGTGGGCTTTCCGCGCCATGCGGTCAACCACAAGGGCGCGACGCTGGCCGAACTGAAAAATGGCCGCCTGCTGCCCTATCCCGATGCCGCCACGGCCATGCCCTCCGACCGCCCACCCGCCACCCGGCTCATGTCCGTCCACGGCATGACCACCGATACCAGGGGGCGGCTCTGGGCCATTGATGATGGCAAGCTGGCGGGCCAGCCACTCGCGCCGGGAGCGGCCAAGGTCATTGGCATCGACCCGGTCACCAACCGCATCTTTGCCAGCATCGTGCTGACCGCGCCCACGCTCCTGCCAGACAGCCACATGAACGACCTGCGCGTGGACCTGACGCACGGGCCGCAGGGCACGGTGTTCATAACTGATTCCTCGTTTGGCCAGTCGCCCGCCCTGGTGGTGGTGGATGTGGCGAGCGGGCGCCAGCGCCGGGTGCTGGCAAGCCATCCCTCCATTCAGGCCGAACGCCCCTTCATGGCGGTGGTGGAGGGGCGGCCACTGGTATTTGACCCGCCCGCGCACAAGCCTGCTTTCGTCTCGGGCGGGGTGGATGGCATTACGCTGTCACCCGATAGCGCCACGCTGTATTACAGCCCGCTGACCAGCAGGCGGCTTTACAGCATTCCTACTGTTCTGCTGGCCGATTTTGACAAAACCGATGCACAGCTTGCCACCGGCATAAGCGATCTGGGTGAAAAGGGCGTTGCCGACGGGCTGGCCACCGATGCGCAGGGCCGGATCTACACCACCAATTTCGAGCATGACGCCATCTTCCGCCGCAACACCGATGGCTCGTTCGACACCATGGTGCGTGACCCGCGCGTGCTCTCGCCCGATGGCATCTTTGTTGATGGCAACATGGTGTACTGCACGCTGGGCCAGTGGAACCGCCTTGCGAGCTTTAATGAAGGGCATGACCTGCGGGTGCCGCCCTATTATCTGATCCGCTTCCCCACCGATGCGGCCGCCGCCTTCGATGCCACAAAGGCAGCACCGGGCTAG
- a CDS encoding IS5-like element IS1031A family transposase, whose product MVTWTGIARREHSREGLRYPSDMMDGEWALIMPFVPPAKRGGRPRTTDMREVVNAMLYIASAGCAWRLLPKCFPPVSTVRRYFYAWRDTGLFEVMNTVLVMSLREIEGREASPSAGVIDSQSVKTTESGGLSGYDAGKKVKGRKRHIVTDTCGFLIFLLVHAADIQDRDGAVDVLAAIRRRFPWLRHIFADGGYAGEKLRSALASMGKWTVEIIRRSDTVKGFQILPRRWVVERTFAWLGRCRRLAKDWEQSIASSTAWTLIASIRMLTRRTARHCQA is encoded by the coding sequence ATGGTGACATGGACTGGTATTGCCCGACGTGAACATAGCCGGGAAGGACTGCGATATCCATCGGATATGATGGACGGGGAATGGGCTTTGATCATGCCATTTGTGCCCCCTGCGAAACGGGGCGGTCGCCCTCGCACGACGGATATGCGCGAGGTGGTCAATGCGATGCTCTACATAGCCTCGGCCGGGTGCGCGTGGCGCCTGCTGCCGAAATGCTTTCCGCCGGTCTCGACTGTCAGGCGCTATTTCTACGCCTGGCGTGATACCGGGCTGTTCGAGGTCATGAATACGGTGCTGGTCATGAGCCTGCGCGAGATCGAGGGGCGTGAAGCCTCCCCGAGCGCGGGCGTGATTGACAGCCAGTCGGTGAAAACTACGGAAAGCGGCGGGCTTTCGGGCTATGACGCGGGCAAGAAGGTCAAGGGCCGCAAGCGCCATATCGTGACTGATACCTGCGGCTTCCTGATCTTTCTCCTCGTTCATGCCGCCGATATCCAGGATCGTGATGGGGCCGTTGATGTCCTGGCGGCAATACGCAGGCGCTTTCCCTGGCTGCGCCACATCTTCGCTGATGGCGGCTATGCTGGCGAGAAATTGCGATCCGCGCTCGCCTCCATGGGAAAATGGACGGTCGAAATCATCAGGCGGTCCGATACGGTGAAAGGCTTTCAGATCCTGCCGCGCCGCTGGGTGGTTGAACGGACATTCGCCTGGCTGGGACGGTGCAGGCGGCTCGCCAAAGATTGGGAACAATCCATTGCGTCCTCAACCGCATGGACATTGATCGCCTCGATCCGCATGCTCACACGACGGACAGCAAGGCATTGTCAAGCTTGA
- a CDS encoding TIGR01459 family HAD-type hydrolase, producing the protein MKWHDGLSGLSHDYDGYILDLWGVVHNGVAPYPGVLECLQRLREAGKRVVLLSNAPRRTATVEPGLRRMGVSADLYDGIMTSGECTHRMLAARTDPWFAGLGRRMVHLGPDKDVDVYAGLDLDVTGDPAQADFVLNTGPDAELGEEEISPYLPMLEQCAAHNLPMICANPDQQVIRGSLRLICAGAMASWYENRNRPVRWIGKPYPEVYGLALSLLDVPRERVLALGDALATDMRGAATAGIDGCWVLGGIHQEMLGGSWEHGRNPDYDLAVAEATAAGLAPVACVPSLRW; encoded by the coding sequence ATGAAATGGCATGATGGCCTGTCCGGGCTGAGCCACGATTATGATGGCTACATCCTCGACCTGTGGGGCGTGGTGCATAATGGCGTGGCCCCCTATCCCGGCGTGCTGGAATGCCTGCAACGCCTGCGCGAGGCAGGCAAGCGGGTGGTTCTGCTGTCCAACGCGCCCCGGCGCACCGCCACGGTGGAGCCGGGCCTGCGCCGCATGGGCGTGAGTGCTGACCTGTATGACGGCATCATGACCAGTGGTGAGTGCACGCACCGCATGCTGGCTGCCCGCACCGACCCGTGGTTTGCGGGCCTTGGCCGCCGCATGGTCCATCTCGGTCCCGACAAGGATGTGGATGTCTATGCCGGGCTGGACCTTGATGTTACGGGCGATCCCGCGCAGGCGGATTTCGTGCTCAATACCGGGCCGGACGCCGAACTGGGCGAGGAGGAAATCAGCCCCTACCTGCCCATGCTGGAACAGTGCGCGGCCCATAACCTGCCCATGATCTGCGCCAACCCCGATCAGCAGGTCATTCGCGGCAGCCTGCGCCTGATCTGCGCGGGGGCCATGGCGAGCTGGTATGAAAACCGTAACCGCCCCGTGCGCTGGATTGGCAAGCCCTATCCGGAAGTCTACGGGCTTGCACTTTCGCTGCTCGATGTGCCGCGCGAGCGGGTGCTCGCACTTGGCGATGCACTGGCCACCGACATGCGCGGGGCCGCTACCGCAGGTATTGACGGCTGCTGGGTGCTGGGAGGCATCCATCAGGAAATGCTGGGCGGAAGCTGGGAGCACGGCCGCAACCCTGATTACGACCTGGCGGTGGCGGAAGCGACTGCAGCAGGGCTTGCCCCTGTGGCCTGCGTGCCTTCGCTGCGCTGGTAA
- a CDS encoding GMC family oxidoreductase translates to MSDEARRLKPVDVVVVGGGWAGSIMAKEMTEAGRTVVMLERGPDRSTAGEGAYPASIDELEGNFRYRLFQDLSKSTVTIRNNANQTALPYRRMAAFLPGEGVGGAGLHWSGVHFRMPPDDLRLRSRVIEKYGAKFIPEGMNLQDYGVTYEELEPFFDKAEKVFGTSGEAYKVNGQVVGQGNVFAPSRSDHFPLPPLKDVYTAHLFRKAATEVGFHPYSLPAANASQQYTNPYGAQMGPCNFCGYCSGYACYMYSKASPNVNILPVLRRHPLFELRANCHVLKVERDSTGTRATGVTYTDAEGKVVTQPAEMVILTAFQFHNVRLMLLSGIGKPYDPVRNEGVVGRNFVYQNVTTSVVWLDPKVETNQYIGAGGGGVAFDDFNSENFDHGPLGFVGGSPVWVNQAGVKAIAGAHAGGPPGTPRWGSAWKAGMIDTYRHSLRIDAHGANMAYRDVYLDLDPTWKDAYGQPLLRMTFDWKDNDIRMNRYVVDKIGDVAKAMGARNVHLTKREFGQPFDTRQYQTTHLGGGAVMGTDPQTSALNRYMQSWDVHNVFVIGANAFPQGTGYNPTGMVAALAYWAAHHIRTTYLASPGPLAG, encoded by the coding sequence ATGAGCGATGAAGCACGCAGGCTGAAGCCGGTTGACGTGGTGGTGGTGGGCGGCGGCTGGGCCGGGTCCATCATGGCCAAGGAAATGACCGAGGCCGGGCGCACGGTGGTCATGCTTGAACGCGGGCCGGACCGCAGCACGGCGGGGGAGGGGGCTTACCCGGCCTCCATCGACGAGCTTGAGGGCAATTTCCGCTACAGGCTGTTCCAGGATCTCTCCAAAAGCACGGTCACCATCCGCAACAACGCCAACCAGACGGCGCTGCCCTATCGGCGCATGGCCGCCTTTCTGCCCGGCGAGGGCGTGGGCGGGGCAGGGCTGCACTGGTCGGGCGTGCATTTTCGCATGCCCCCCGATGACCTGCGCCTGCGCTCGCGCGTGATCGAGAAATATGGCGCCAAATTCATTCCCGAAGGCATGAACCTTCAGGATTACGGCGTGACCTATGAGGAACTCGAACCCTTTTTCGACAAGGCCGAGAAAGTATTCGGCACCTCGGGCGAGGCCTACAAGGTGAACGGTCAGGTCGTGGGGCAGGGCAACGTGTTTGCGCCCTCGCGCTCCGACCATTTTCCGCTGCCACCCCTCAAGGATGTCTATACCGCCCATCTGTTCCGCAAGGCCGCGACGGAAGTGGGGTTCCATCCGTATTCGCTGCCCGCGGCCAATGCCTCGCAGCAATATACCAACCCGTATGGCGCGCAGATGGGGCCGTGCAATTTCTGTGGTTATTGCAGCGGTTATGCCTGTTACATGTATTCCAAGGCATCGCCCAACGTGAACATCCTGCCGGTGCTGCGCCGCCACCCGCTGTTTGAACTGCGGGCCAACTGCCATGTGCTGAAGGTGGAGCGCGACAGCACGGGCACGCGCGCCACCGGCGTGACCTATACCGATGCCGAGGGCAAGGTGGTGACCCAGCCTGCGGAAATGGTGATCCTGACCGCCTTCCAGTTCCATAACGTGCGGCTGATGCTGCTTTCCGGCATTGGCAAGCCTTATGATCCGGTCCGGAACGAAGGCGTTGTGGGGCGTAATTTCGTCTACCAGAACGTGACCACCAGCGTGGTGTGGCTCGACCCGAAGGTGGAGACCAACCAGTATATCGGCGCAGGTGGCGGCGGCGTTGCGTTTGATGACTTCAACAGCGAGAACTTTGACCACGGGCCGTTAGGCTTCGTGGGGGGCTCGCCGGTCTGGGTCAACCAGGCAGGCGTCAAGGCCATTGCGGGCGCGCATGCGGGCGGCCCGCCGGGCACGCCACGCTGGGGCAGTGCCTGGAAGGCGGGCATGATTGATACCTACCGCCATTCGCTGCGCATCGACGCGCATGGGGCCAACATGGCCTACCGCGATGTGTATCTCGACCTTGACCCGACATGGAAGGACGCCTACGGCCAGCCGCTGCTGCGCATGACGTTTGACTGGAAGGATAACGACATCCGCATGAACCGCTACGTGGTGGACAAGATTGGCGATGTGGCAAAAGCCATGGGCGCGCGTAACGTGCACCTGACAAAGCGTGAATTCGGCCAGCCGTTCGATACGCGGCAGTATCAGACCACCCATCTCGGCGGTGGCGCCGTGATGGGCACGGACCCGCAGACAAGTGCCCTGAACCGCTACATGCAGTCGTGGGATGTGCATAATGTGTTCGTGATCGGGGCCAATGCCTTCCCGCAGGGCACGGGCTACAACCCCACCGGCATGGTCGCGGCCCTGGCCTACTGGGCGGCACACCACATCCGCACCACCTACCTTGCCAGTCCTGGCCCGCTGGCAGGATGA
- a CDS encoding quinone-dependent dihydroorotate dehydrogenase: MNIMSRMILPLMRRLEPEAAHHIALDALQLGLGGVSCPGNDDPALSVRAMGLRFPNPIGMAAGFDKNALVVRPLTRSGFGFVEAGTVTPRPQPGNPQPRLFRLTEDRAIINRMGFNNQGIDRFAVRMARLHRVSSPRRTPGAQVPVGANLGINKTGADPERDYPMLVGRVKHYADYIVINLSSPNTPGLRDLLEASKLKGILDAINAAHAERPPLLVKISPDIAHDDVEAVVEAAIAGGAQGLIVSNTTISRPAGLLSPYATETGGLSGRPLRPLAQDMLTRVAKVAAGRVALVASGGIETGVDILDRVKAGADLVQIYTAYVYEGPGILKRLKAETLRALRAEGFETLADAKGAALK, from the coding sequence ATGAATATTATGTCGCGCATGATCCTGCCCCTGATGCGGCGCCTGGAGCCCGAGGCCGCCCATCATATCGCCCTTGATGCCCTGCAACTTGGCCTTGGCGGCGTCTCCTGCCCCGGCAATGATGACCCGGCGCTGTCCGTCCGCGCCATGGGGCTGCGCTTTCCCAACCCCATCGGCATGGCGGCGGGGTTTGACAAGAATGCCCTGGTGGTGCGCCCGCTCACGCGCTCGGGCTTCGGCTTTGTCGAGGCGGGTACGGTCACCCCCCGCCCGCAGCCCGGCAACCCGCAGCCGCGTCTGTTCCGCCTGACCGAAGACCGGGCCATCATCAACCGTATGGGTTTCAATAACCAGGGCATCGACCGCTTTGCCGTACGTATGGCGCGCCTGCATCGCGTGTCCTCGCCGCGCCGCACGCCCGGCGCGCAGGTGCCGGTGGGCGCCAACCTTGGCATTAACAAGACCGGTGCCGACCCCGAGCGCGACTACCCCATGCTGGTGGGGCGGGTTAAGCACTATGCCGACTATATCGTCATCAACCTGTCCTCGCCCAACACGCCGGGGCTGCGTGACCTGCTTGAGGCCTCAAAGCTCAAGGGCATTCTGGATGCGATCAACGCAGCCCATGCCGAGCGGCCGCCGCTTCTGGTCAAGATCTCGCCCGATATCGCGCATGATGATGTCGAAGCCGTGGTCGAGGCCGCCATTGCCGGTGGTGCGCAGGGGCTGATCGTGTCCAACACCACCATCTCGCGCCCGGCGGGGCTGCTCAGCCCCTATGCCACCGAGACCGGGGGCCTGTCAGGCCGCCCGCTGCGTCCGCTGGCCCAGGACATGCTGACCCGTGTTGCAAAGGTGGCGGCAGGCCGCGTGGCCCTGGTGGCCAGCGGCGGCATTGAAACCGGCGTGGACATTCTCGACCGGGTCAAGGCCGGGGCTGACCTTGTGCAGATCTATACGGCTTATGTGTATGAAGGGCCGGGCATCCTCAAGCGCCTCAAGGCCGAGACGCTGCGCGCCCTGCGCGCCGAAGGTTTCGAGACGCTGGCCGATGCCAAAGGGGCTGCCCTTAAATGA
- a CDS encoding c-type cytochrome, with protein MAAALLVLSALGARPARAQDASLPADLVTRGEYVAEAADCGACHTVPGGAPFAGGMAFHLPTGTLYAPNITPDAQAGIGRYSEAEFIRAIRNGIRRDGATLYPAMPYPSYARMTDDDLHALYAYFMHGVRPVSVPVVQDGMHWPLSMRWPLMVWRRLFAPDPVITLQGAAARTFPDPVVARGAYLVEGPGHCGACHTPRAVTMQEKALTAEDGPLYLSGGATVDGWRPVSLRGENRTGLGRWSEQDIVRFLATGRMPLGAAFGGMTDAINHGTQHMTADDQLAIARYLKTLSPTTPARAPGWAYDPAATNALRAGDMSARGARHYVDSCAACHRTDGRGYPTTFPPLAGNPVVMDPTPDSLIRIVLEGNTLRATKQAPSAFVMPGFAARMDDSAVADTVSFIRAAWGNEAPAVSAADVARIRRSLSPEHPPASLPMN; from the coding sequence ATGGCGGCGGCCCTGCTGGTCCTGTCGGCGCTGGGTGCCCGGCCTGCGCGGGCGCAGGATGCATCATTACCGGCGGATCTGGTCACACGCGGGGAATACGTGGCCGAGGCGGCGGATTGCGGCGCCTGCCATACCGTGCCCGGCGGCGCGCCCTTTGCCGGGGGCATGGCCTTTCACCTGCCCACCGGCACGCTGTATGCGCCCAACATCACGCCAGATGCGCAGGCGGGGATCGGCCGGTATTCCGAGGCCGAATTCATCCGCGCCATCCGCAACGGCATCCGCCGCGACGGGGCCACGCTGTACCCAGCCATGCCCTATCCCTCCTATGCCCGCATGACCGATGACGACCTGCATGCGCTCTATGCCTATTTCATGCACGGCGTCAGGCCGGTCTCCGTGCCGGTGGTGCAGGATGGCATGCACTGGCCGCTGTCCATGCGCTGGCCGCTCATGGTGTGGCGCAGGCTGTTCGCGCCTGATCCGGTAATTACGCTACAGGGGGCTGCGGCCCGTACCTTCCCCGACCCGGTTGTGGCGCGCGGGGCCTATCTGGTCGAGGGGCCAGGCCATTGTGGTGCCTGCCATACGCCACGCGCCGTGACCATGCAGGAAAAAGCCCTGACGGCTGAAGATGGCCCGCTCTACCTCTCGGGCGGAGCGACGGTTGATGGCTGGCGGCCTGTCAGCCTGCGCGGCGAGAACCGCACCGGGCTGGGCAGGTGGAGCGAGCAGGATATCGTGCGCTTTCTGGCTACCGGGCGCATGCCACTTGGCGCGGCCTTCGGTGGCATGACCGATGCCATCAACCACGGCACCCAGCACATGACGGCGGATGATCAACTGGCCATTGCCCGCTACCTCAAGACCCTCTCGCCCACAACACCCGCCAGGGCGCCGGGCTGGGCGTATGACCCCGCTGCCACCAATGCCCTGCGCGCGGGTGACATGAGTGCGCGCGGCGCGCGGCATTACGTGGATAGCTGCGCCGCCTGCCACCGCACCGATGGGCGCGGTTACCCCACCACCTTCCCGCCGCTTGCCGGCAACCCGGTGGTGATGGACCCGACACCGGATTCGCTCATTCGCATCGTGCTGGAGGGCAATACGCTGCGGGCAACGAAGCAGGCCCCCTCCGCCTTTGTCATGCCCGGCTTTGCCGCCCGCATGGATGATTCAGCGGTGGCCGATACCGTAAGCTTCATCCGTGCGGCATGGGGCAATGAGGCGCCTGCGGTGAGTGCTGCTGACGTGGCGCGCATCCGGCGCAGCCTGTCGCCTGAACACCCGCCTGCCTCGCTACCTATGAACTGA
- the cbiB gene encoding adenosylcobinamide-phosphate synthase CbiB: MRLSRLLLRPVSTACVASVTDAMAGYPQALVSRIGHPVIWIGRLIDGLDRRLNTPECTPIRRRANGFVASAVTVAVPTLAAVALERSIRRILPPSVALPLTGMLASSLVAQRSLHDHVLAVAQQAQVSLPAARRAVSHIVGRDPEQLDEAGVLRAATETLAENFSDGIVAPLFWMALGGLPGAVFYKAVNTADSMIGHRTPRHEAFGYAAARLDDLVNLPASRLSALWLILAALSLPGMDAHAALRVLRRDARTHRSPNAGWPEAAMAGALGIRLSGPRAYNGVRVAEPWVGDGTPDLRPADLFRALALYRRACLIQTLAGLTAMLLLARMARRR; this comes from the coding sequence ATGCGCCTTTCCCGTCTTCTGCTTCGTCCTGTAAGCACTGCCTGCGTGGCCTCGGTCACCGATGCCATGGCTGGCTACCCGCAGGCGCTTGTCAGCCGGATCGGGCACCCCGTGATCTGGATTGGCCGTCTGATTGATGGGCTGGACCGCCGACTGAACACACCCGAATGCACCCCCATCCGCCGCCGGGCCAACGGCTTTGTGGCGAGTGCCGTGACCGTGGCCGTGCCAACCCTGGCCGCCGTAGCCCTTGAACGCAGCATCCGGCGCATCCTGCCGCCCAGCGTGGCCCTGCCACTGACCGGCATGCTGGCCAGTTCGCTGGTGGCCCAGCGCTCGCTGCATGACCATGTGCTGGCCGTAGCACAACAGGCGCAGGTCAGCCTGCCCGCCGCCCGCCGCGCGGTCTCGCACATCGTGGGCCGCGACCCCGAACAGCTTGATGAGGCGGGCGTGCTGCGCGCGGCCACCGAGACGCTGGCCGAAAACTTCTCCGACGGGATCGTTGCCCCCCTGTTCTGGATGGCGCTGGGCGGATTGCCAGGGGCGGTATTCTACAAGGCGGTCAATACGGCAGACAGCATGATCGGCCACCGCACACCCCGCCATGAAGCCTTTGGCTATGCGGCGGCGCGGCTGGATGATCTGGTCAACCTGCCTGCCTCGCGCCTGTCTGCCCTGTGGCTCATCCTTGCCGCCCTGAGCCTGCCCGGCATGGATGCGCACGCAGCCTTACGCGTGTTGCGACGTGATGCCCGCACCCACCGCTCGCCCAACGCAGGCTGGCCGGAGGCGGCCATGGCAGGCGCGCTGGGCATCCGCCTGTCTGGCCCACGCGCCTATAACGGCGTACGCGTGGCCGAACCGTGGGTGGGCGATGGCACGCCGGACCTCCGCCCGGCTGACCTGTTCCGTGCACTGGCATTGTACCGTCGCGCATGCCTGATCCAGACACTGGCCGGGCTGACAGCCATGCTCCTGCTGGCCCGAATGGCACGACGGCGCTGA